From a region of the Rhodococcus sp. 4CII genome:
- a CDS encoding DUF2461 domain-containing protein: MFTGIPTAALDFYEDLEADNSKSFWTAHKSVYDDSVRAPMTALLAELEPEFGAGKVFRPYRDVRFSKDKTPYKTHQGGFVETRPGVGYYVQIDAAGLFVAGGFYSHTPLQVGRFRDAVDDDRRGRELVKLVKKVRSAGFEIGGDILKTRPRGVAEDHPRLDLMRHKSLTASRAYRSPDWIETPRAADEVRTAWRSMRPLVEWLTIVIGAGE; the protein is encoded by the coding sequence GTGTTCACCGGGATACCCACCGCTGCCCTCGACTTCTACGAGGACCTCGAGGCAGACAACAGCAAGAGTTTCTGGACCGCGCACAAAAGCGTGTACGACGACTCGGTGCGCGCGCCCATGACCGCTTTGCTCGCGGAGCTCGAACCGGAGTTCGGCGCGGGCAAGGTGTTTCGCCCCTACCGCGACGTGCGCTTCTCGAAGGACAAGACGCCATACAAGACCCACCAGGGCGGATTCGTCGAGACGCGCCCCGGCGTCGGTTACTACGTGCAGATCGACGCGGCCGGGTTGTTCGTCGCGGGCGGCTTCTACTCGCACACCCCGCTCCAGGTCGGCCGCTTCCGCGACGCCGTCGACGACGACCGCAGGGGCCGCGAACTCGTCAAGCTCGTGAAGAAGGTGCGGTCGGCGGGTTTCGAGATCGGCGGAGACATTCTCAAGACCCGGCCGCGCGGCGTCGCCGAGGATCACCCGCGACTCGACCTGATGCGTCACAAATCGCTCACCGCCAGCCGGGCGTACCGGTCCCCCGACTGGATCGAAACCCCCCGCGCCGCTGACGAAGTGCGCACCGCGTGGCGTTCGATGCGACCGCTCGTCGAGTGGCTGACCATCGTCATCGGCGCCGGGGAATGA
- a CDS encoding cytochrome P450, translating into MTAHVSSVSFVPCSGQSWRAPWQMYAGLRDHDPVHHVVPDGEPEHDYWVLSRYADVYAAARDAETFSSAAGLTTTYGELEKIGLQDNPPLVMLDPPDHTAFRRLVSKGFTPRQVTAVEPAVRAFVVERIEQLLDAGEGDVVKELFKPLPSMVVAHYLGVPEEDRAQFDGWTEAIVAANAQGDTLQATAAVTDLMRYFGILIERRRTDPEDDTISHLVASGMGADGDVPGLLSILGFAFTMVTGGNDTTTGMLGGAVQLLTTHREQRRDLIEHPELIGDAVEELLRLTSPVQGLARTATRDVEIGGTVVPAGRKVFLLYGSANRDPRQFGPDAEELDVRRRPKQILTFSHGAHHCLGAAAARMQARVALEELLTRCPDFTVDIDAVRYAEGNYVRRPTSVPFRACGA; encoded by the coding sequence ATGACCGCACATGTGTCGAGCGTCTCATTCGTGCCGTGCTCCGGACAGTCGTGGCGTGCCCCGTGGCAGATGTACGCAGGCCTGCGCGACCACGACCCCGTCCATCACGTCGTCCCGGACGGCGAGCCCGAGCACGACTATTGGGTGCTGTCCCGGTACGCCGACGTCTACGCGGCCGCCCGGGACGCCGAGACGTTCTCCTCCGCCGCGGGACTCACCACGACGTACGGCGAGCTCGAGAAGATCGGACTCCAGGACAATCCGCCGCTGGTGATGCTCGACCCGCCCGACCACACCGCGTTCCGGCGGCTCGTCTCGAAGGGGTTCACCCCGCGGCAGGTCACCGCGGTCGAGCCCGCGGTCCGGGCGTTTGTCGTGGAGCGCATCGAGCAGCTGCTGGACGCGGGCGAGGGTGACGTGGTGAAGGAACTGTTCAAGCCGCTGCCGAGCATGGTCGTCGCCCACTACCTCGGTGTCCCGGAGGAGGACCGGGCGCAGTTCGACGGCTGGACCGAGGCGATCGTCGCGGCGAACGCGCAGGGCGACACGCTGCAGGCGACGGCCGCCGTCACCGATCTGATGCGCTACTTCGGCATCCTGATCGAGCGGCGCCGCACCGATCCCGAAGACGACACCATCTCGCATCTCGTTGCGAGCGGGATGGGAGCCGACGGCGATGTGCCCGGACTCCTCTCGATCCTCGGTTTCGCGTTCACCATGGTCACCGGCGGCAACGACACCACCACCGGCATGCTCGGGGGTGCGGTCCAGTTGCTCACCACCCACCGGGAGCAGAGGCGGGACCTGATCGAGCACCCGGAGCTGATCGGTGACGCCGTCGAGGAACTGCTGCGACTCACGTCGCCCGTGCAGGGCCTCGCACGCACCGCGACCCGGGATGTCGAGATCGGGGGCACCGTCGTTCCCGCGGGCCGGAAGGTGTTCCTGCTGTACGGTTCCGCGAACCGCGATCCCCGCCAGTTCGGACCGGACGCGGAGGAGCTGGATGTGCGTCGCAGGCCGAAGCAGATCCTCACGTTCAGTCACGGAGCCCATCACTGCCTCGGTGCGGCCGCCGCGCGTATGCAGGCCCGGGTCGCCCTGGAAGAACTCCTGACCCGGTGCCCCGACTTCACCGTCGACATCGACGCCGTCCGGTACGCCGAAGGGAACTACGTGCGCCGCCCGACGAGCGTCCCGTTCCGGGCGTGCGGCGCATGA
- the glmU gene encoding bifunctional UDP-N-acetylglucosamine diphosphorylase/glucosamine-1-phosphate N-acetyltransferase GlmU — translation MPVQTAVVVLAAGAGTRMRSKTPKVLHTLGGRTMLAHSLHAAAEVDPAHLVAVVGHDKERVGVAVSALESELGRPIAVAVQEEQNGTGHAVECGLSALPADFRGTVLVTAADVPLLDGHTLHALVDEHCSEPTPAAVTVLTFTAPEPRGYGRIVRLPHDGEIAEIVEEADATEEQAAITEVNAGVYAFDAEFLRSALGQLNADNAQGELYLTDVVKIAREAGAPVFAAHLSDSAKVAGANDRVQLSRLAAELNRRTVENWMRAGVTVVDPSTTWIDVGVTLGRDVTIHPGVQLLGTTTVGEDAVIGPDTTLSDVSVGDGASVVRTHGSESTIGAGATVGPFSYLRPGTVLGASGKLGAFVETKNADIGAHSKVPHLTYVGDATIGEHSNIGASSVFVNYDGVAKSRTVVGSHVRTGSDTMFVAPVQVGDGAYTGAGTVLRFDVPPGALAVSGGKQRNIDGWVQRNRPGTPAAEAASAAKPHHSSDLHETEKQDLKDGIEQ, via the coding sequence ATGCCAGTGCAGACCGCCGTGGTCGTCCTCGCCGCCGGCGCAGGAACTCGGATGCGGTCGAAGACCCCCAAGGTGTTGCACACCCTGGGGGGACGCACGATGCTCGCGCATTCGCTGCACGCCGCCGCGGAGGTCGATCCGGCGCACCTCGTCGCCGTCGTCGGTCACGACAAGGAACGCGTCGGGGTCGCCGTCAGCGCCCTCGAGTCCGAACTGGGCCGCCCGATCGCCGTCGCCGTCCAGGAAGAGCAGAACGGCACCGGACACGCGGTCGAATGCGGCCTGTCGGCGCTTCCCGCGGATTTCCGCGGCACCGTGCTCGTCACCGCTGCCGACGTCCCGCTCCTCGACGGCCACACCCTGCACGCTCTCGTCGACGAGCATTGCAGCGAACCCACCCCGGCGGCGGTTACGGTGCTGACCTTCACCGCACCCGAGCCAAGGGGTTACGGACGTATCGTTCGGTTACCCCACGACGGCGAGATCGCCGAAATCGTCGAGGAAGCGGATGCCACCGAGGAGCAGGCCGCCATCACCGAGGTCAACGCGGGGGTGTACGCGTTCGACGCCGAGTTCCTCCGCTCCGCGCTCGGGCAGCTCAATGCGGACAACGCGCAGGGCGAGCTGTACCTGACCGACGTCGTCAAGATCGCGCGGGAGGCGGGCGCCCCCGTCTTCGCCGCCCACCTGTCCGACTCGGCGAAGGTCGCGGGTGCCAACGATCGCGTCCAGCTGTCGCGGCTGGCGGCCGAACTCAACCGCCGCACCGTCGAGAACTGGATGCGGGCCGGCGTCACCGTCGTCGATCCGTCGACCACGTGGATCGATGTCGGGGTGACGCTCGGTCGCGACGTCACGATCCATCCGGGCGTGCAACTGCTCGGCACGACCACCGTGGGCGAAGACGCCGTGATCGGTCCCGACACCACCCTCTCCGACGTGTCGGTGGGTGACGGTGCCAGCGTGGTGCGGACCCACGGCTCCGAATCGACCATCGGCGCAGGCGCCACCGTCGGCCCGTTCTCCTATTTGCGACCCGGCACCGTCCTCGGTGCGTCCGGTAAGCTCGGCGCTTTCGTCGAGACGAAGAACGCCGACATCGGGGCGCACTCCAAAGTTCCTCACCTGACGTACGTGGGTGACGCCACGATCGGCGAGCACAGCAACATCGGTGCGTCGAGCGTGTTCGTCAATTACGACGGCGTCGCCAAGAGCCGTACGGTGGTGGGGTCGCACGTCCGGACCGGGTCGGACACCATGTTCGTCGCTCCGGTACAGGTCGGTGACGGTGCTTACACCGGCGCCGGCACGGTGCTGCGTTTCGATGTACCACCGGGGGCACTCGCGGTCTCCGGTGGGAAGCAGCGCAATATTGACGGCTGGGTGCAGCGAAATCGGCCCGGTACACCCGCCGCCGAGGCGGCGTCCGCCGCGAAACCGCACCACAGTTCAGATCTGCACGAAACCGAGAAGCAAGATTTAAAGGATGGCATAGAGCAGTGA
- a CDS encoding TetR/AcrR family transcriptional regulator: MTGTQRREQLIEIGRALFAERGYEATSIEEIAQRAHVSKPVVYEHFGGKEGLYAVVVDREMSRLLEMVTSSLKQNRSRIRVERVALALLTYVEEHTDGFRILVRDSPVAAPDGTYSSLLNEAIGQVGHILAGDFSRRGFNPDLALLYAQALVGMVSTTATWWLDERTPPKEVVAAHLVNLCWNGLTNLEADPQLGTDRSHTAPR; encoded by the coding sequence ATGACCGGCACCCAGCGCCGGGAGCAGTTGATCGAGATCGGTCGAGCCCTGTTCGCCGAGCGGGGCTACGAGGCGACGTCGATCGAGGAGATCGCCCAGCGGGCGCACGTGTCCAAGCCCGTCGTCTACGAGCACTTCGGCGGCAAGGAAGGCCTGTATGCCGTGGTCGTGGATCGGGAGATGTCGCGGCTGCTGGAGATGGTGACGTCCTCGCTGAAGCAGAACCGGTCACGGATCCGGGTCGAGCGGGTGGCGCTGGCGTTGCTGACGTACGTCGAGGAGCACACCGACGGATTCCGCATCCTCGTTCGTGACTCTCCGGTGGCGGCGCCGGACGGCACGTATTCGAGCCTGCTCAACGAGGCCATCGGCCAGGTGGGGCACATCCTCGCCGGCGACTTCTCCCGGCGCGGGTTCAATCCGGATCTGGCATTGCTCTACGCGCAGGCACTCGTCGGGATGGTGTCCACCACCGCGACGTGGTGGCTGGACGAGCGGACGCCGCCGAAGGAGGTCGTCGCCGCGCATCTCGTCAACCTGTGCTGGAACGGGTTGACCAATCTCGAGGCGGATCCGCAGCTGGGTACCGATCGGTCGCATACCGCCCCGCGGTGA
- a CDS encoding TetR/AcrR family transcriptional regulator produces MNADWMRDERPRLAAERILDVAARLYVENGIAAVGMAEVARAAGCSRATLYRYFDSRQSLQLAFVHREARRIGVLVAEQVPATGDPKDVIVDAVLTAIRLVRADPTLAAWFQLGDSGLAAQIAHSSDVIESLGTAFLGQAGFSGEESSRRARWLVRIIVSLLTVPGLDDADERAMLEQFVAPALAARETDDRDARSI; encoded by the coding sequence ATGAACGCCGACTGGATGCGCGACGAACGCCCCCGCCTCGCCGCGGAGCGGATCCTCGACGTCGCCGCGCGGCTGTACGTCGAGAACGGCATCGCCGCTGTCGGGATGGCCGAGGTCGCCCGCGCGGCCGGATGTTCCCGCGCCACGTTGTACCGCTACTTCGACAGCAGGCAGTCGTTGCAGCTGGCCTTCGTCCACCGCGAGGCCCGGCGCATCGGCGTGCTGGTCGCGGAACAGGTGCCGGCGACGGGTGATCCGAAGGACGTGATCGTCGATGCCGTGCTGACGGCGATCCGTCTGGTGCGCGCGGATCCGACACTGGCCGCCTGGTTTCAGCTCGGCGACTCCGGCCTGGCCGCGCAGATCGCTCATTCGTCGGACGTCATCGAATCGCTCGGCACCGCCTTCCTGGGGCAGGCGGGGTTCAGCGGCGAGGAGTCGTCCCGCAGGGCGCGGTGGCTCGTCCGCATCATCGTGTCCCTGCTCACCGTCCCCGGTCTCGACGACGCCGACGAACGCGCGATGCTCGAGCAGTTCGTTGCGCCCGCCCTGGCCGCACGCGAGACCGACGACCGGGACGCTCGTTCGATCTGA
- a CDS encoding ribose-phosphate diphosphokinase, whose product MTANWIDNQKNLMLFSGRAHPELAEQVAKELDVRVTPQTARDFANGEIFVRFEESVRGSDAFVLQSHPAPLNTWVMEQLIMIDALKRGSAKRITAILPFYPYARQDKKHRGREPISARLIADLLKTAGADRIITVDLHTDQIQGFFDGPVDHMHAQGQLAEYIRGNYGTENIAVVSPDSGRVRVAEKWADTLGGAPLAFIHKTRDPLVPNQVKSNRVVGDVDGHTCILIDDMIDTGGTIAGAVKILKEAGAGDVIIAATHGVLSDPAAERLAACGAKEVIVTNTLPIDESKKFPTLTVLSIAPLLARTIKEVFENGSVTSLFNGNA is encoded by the coding sequence GTGACCGCGAATTGGATCGACAACCAGAAGAACCTGATGCTGTTTTCTGGTCGCGCGCATCCGGAGCTGGCCGAGCAGGTGGCGAAGGAACTCGACGTGCGGGTCACCCCGCAGACTGCCCGTGACTTCGCGAACGGCGAGATCTTCGTCCGTTTCGAGGAATCGGTCCGCGGCTCCGATGCCTTCGTACTGCAGAGCCACCCGGCCCCGCTGAACACGTGGGTGATGGAACAGCTGATCATGATCGACGCGCTCAAGCGCGGATCGGCCAAGCGCATCACCGCGATCCTGCCGTTCTACCCGTACGCCCGCCAGGACAAGAAGCACCGCGGACGTGAGCCCATCTCGGCTCGCCTGATCGCCGATCTCTTGAAGACGGCGGGCGCCGACCGCATCATCACGGTCGACCTGCACACCGATCAGATCCAGGGCTTCTTCGACGGCCCCGTCGATCACATGCACGCCCAGGGGCAGCTCGCCGAGTACATCCGCGGCAATTACGGCACCGAGAACATCGCCGTCGTCTCCCCCGACTCCGGCCGTGTCCGGGTCGCCGAGAAGTGGGCCGACACCCTCGGTGGCGCGCCGCTGGCGTTCATCCACAAGACGCGCGATCCGCTGGTGCCCAACCAGGTGAAGTCCAACCGCGTCGTGGGTGACGTCGACGGCCACACCTGCATCCTGATCGACGACATGATCGACACCGGTGGAACCATCGCCGGCGCCGTGAAGATTCTGAAGGAGGCGGGCGCGGGCGACGTGATCATCGCCGCCACACACGGTGTCCTGTCCGATCCCGCGGCCGAGCGCCTCGCCGCGTGTGGTGCCAAGGAAGTCATCGTCACCAACACGCTCCCGATCGACGAGTCGAAGAAGTTCCCGACGCTCACGGTGCTGTCCATCGCGCCGCTGCTCGCTCGCACCATCAAGGAAGTTTTCGAGAACGGCTCGGTCACGTCGCTGTTCAACGGCAACGCCTAG